One part of the [Synechococcus] sp. NIES-970 genome encodes these proteins:
- a CDS encoding thiopurine S-methyltransferase, with translation MVKEVDFWEEKYQTAQHRWDLGQAAPPLQDYWVREQAPSQGDLVVLGCGQGHDAIFLARQGLTVTGVDFAPTAIAAARDLAQKNEVTLTLLEENIFDLPKSHKSHFDYLFEHTCFCAIAPEQRPDYVTLAASILKPGGKLYGIFYTHNREGGPPFGSTPQELVDLFSPAFEILSLDPIHNSIPSRQGDEHWAVFEKK, from the coding sequence ATGGTCAAGGAAGTAGATTTTTGGGAAGAAAAATACCAAACAGCTCAACATCGTTGGGATTTAGGCCAAGCCGCGCCCCCTCTACAGGACTATTGGGTCAGAGAACAAGCTCCTTCCCAAGGTGATCTTGTGGTTTTAGGGTGTGGCCAGGGCCATGACGCGATTTTTTTAGCCCGCCAGGGATTGACTGTGACGGGGGTTGATTTTGCGCCCACAGCGATCGCCGCCGCTAGGGATCTCGCCCAAAAGAACGAGGTTACCCTTACTTTACTCGAAGAAAATATTTTCGATCTGCCAAAAAGTCATAAAAGTCATTTTGATTATCTGTTTGAACATACGTGTTTTTGTGCGATCGCCCCGGAGCAGCGACCAGATTACGTGACCCTTGCGGCGAGTATCCTCAAGCCCGGCGGTAAACTCTACGGCATTTTTTATACTCACAATAGAGAAGGGGGGCCACCTTTTGGTAGTACCCCCCAGGAATTAGTCGACCTATTTTCACCGGCTTTTGAAATATTGAGCCTCGATCCGATCCACAATTCAATTCCCAGTCGCCAGGGCGATGAACATTGGGCGGTCTTTGAGAAAAAATAG